TGCTGCAAAAATAAGCAACACAAAGTATCCGAGGGCAGGGTACCAGAGTCCCCCGATAGAAACGATCAGTACAAGGATTCCCAGGTAGGGAGTGATTTTAAGCACTTAATTTAACCTCCGTTTTCCCATTGTTCGAGTTCCTGTCCGAGTCTGTCAGCCCAGGAATGAACTATTTTTAAAATAATATTTTTAATCTGATTTCTTGAATGGATTTTGTAAATGAAGACATAACCCCCTCCGTCAAGGTTCTGCTGTGACCTCTGGAGAACCCCTTTCTCGTGCAGCTTTTTCACGGAGCGCTGGACTGTAGAAATATCCAGATCCAGAGATTTCGAAAGGGCATCAGTATCAATCCATTTTTCGGGTTCGTTTAAAAAATGCTTCATTACGTTCAGGTCGGCTTTTGTAAGATTGAGAGCGCACTTGATTACGTCTTCTATTTTGAATTCCTTGCAGGCAAAGTCCATTATTCCAATCCCTCCTCTCTTTTACAGTACTGTTGTATTATATCAGGAGTTTATATATACTGGCAAGTACGGTGTATTACAAGCAAAAACACGAAGTACACTAATTTTTTTTGTCTGTTTCCTTTAATCTATTTGTTTTTTTCAGTGGTTTCCAGCCACTCAACCTCATGCCCCCAGCATAAATCTGATATCTTTACTAAAACAAATTTACCTGATTTAATATAACTCCATTTCTATTTTAATTTCTGGTTTATGTTTCGAGAGTTGTTTTTTCATATAATATTCAGCTTTCCTGAATCTATGTATTTTCTCCTTTTTGTAGAAATTTCTCTCTTTTTTCCGGATTTTTTCCCCAATTGTCTCCAAATGTGCCCTCCATCTACCAAATTGAGATAACTTTTTATACTCCCTCCCCAATCTGCAAATTGCGGTTTAATGAGCTTGCTTGATTTGAGGTTTCTTCTCCACAAAGAACTCCGGTCGTGAATATGCTTTCGGCTCATTAAAATCCACATATACTCCACAAAAAACCGGCAGGTTTCTCCTTTTCTCCTGCCGGATACAAACATCTTTTTTTCAAAATGAAATACACAGGATTCCCGTCATTTCAGTGGCGGGTAGTTGACTTAAAGTATACTTGATTTGGAAAAATCTGTCTTCTTCTTCTTCAGGCCTCTCCCATAGGCTCCCTATTTCCCCTTCTGAAGGCAGATCTTTTCCAGATCAGTTTTCCGGAGAAACCCTACAGTTTCCCCGGTGCCGGGACTTACATCCCGAAAGCCGTCTGTGCAATCGTATTTTCTATTTCGTTCTTTAGCTCTTCCGGGATTCCCTTTATCCCAACATCCAGGAAACCCCTTATGATCATTCCAATGGCTTCTTCTTCGGTAAGTCCTCTTGCCATCAGGTACTCTACCTGGTCTTTGGCAATTTTTCCCACAGCTGCCTCATGAGTAAGCTCGATATCGTCCACGTTGGCCTCTAGGATAGGGATTGCTAGCTGACTGCCTTTATCGGTTAGGACAAGCCCTTTGCATTCCAGGTGCCCTTTTGCACCCTTTGCATTTCCTATCATTTCTCCTCGTGCAACTAATCTCCCGCCGATTGTGATTGTCCTCGATATGAGTTCTGCTCTCGTATCCGGGGCGTTGAAAATCGCCCTGCTTCCAAGGTCGAGTACGGAGCCTGAGTGTGCAATTGCTATGGTATTGAGCCTTGTAATTGCTCCCTTCCCTTCGAGCCTGACAGTCGGATAGGTCTGTACGGAGCGCACTGGTTTCAGGCAAATGTAATTGCTCACGTAAGTCCCGCCTTCATCTACCTGCACAACTGTCCTCGGGCGGACTCCTATCTGTTCAGCCCAGTTGTGGATCATTGTGAAATTCAGGGTGGCTCCTTTTTTTACATATATTTCGGATATTCCAAGGTGCAGGCCTTCTTCAACTCCCTTTTTAGCGGTACAGCCTGTGATAATATCGAGACTTGCTCCTTCCTCGACGACTATGATATTATGCACTGTCTGGGATACCTTTTTGCTGTCCAGCATCAGGCAGGTCTGGACAGGCATGGAGGATTTCTTTCCCGCAGGCGCACGGATAAAGTAACCGTCCGCATTTTCAAGGTAGGTTTTTGCCGTGTATTTGTCAGTATCCACCTGCACGAGGTTCCAGGAGTAATCTTTGAGCCACTCATACTTTTCAAGGGCTTCATGCGTGGACATCAGTTCCACGTTATCATCTTTATGAGAAGAGTGTGAGACCGCATTATCCAGTACCAGAAAACTACCGGATCTGCCTTCTTCGTTTGGGATTATCCCTACCTGAAGCAGGGTTTTTTTGCTTTCCTCATCAAGAGTTTGAAGATCTTCAACAGGCTTGCTGACCTTAGAGCCCTCCTCATATTTTACCAGTTCAAAATCTTCCCCGTAAGCCGCTTTTTTTTCAGCTGCGTTCTCGGCTCTCTTTTTCAGGCTTACTTCATCA
The Methanosarcina sp. WWM596 DNA segment above includes these coding regions:
- a CDS encoding TrmB family transcriptional regulator produces the protein MMDFACKEFKIEDVIKCALNLTKADLNVMKHFLNEPEKWIDTDALSKSLDLDISTVQRSVKKLHEKGVLQRSQQNLDGGGYVFIYKIHSRNQIKNIILKIVHSWADRLGQELEQWENGG
- a CDS encoding SufD family Fe-S cluster assembly protein; the protein is MQTDEVSLKKRAENAAEKKAAYGEDFELVKYEEGSKVSKPVEDLQTLDEESKKTLLQVGIIPNEEGRSGSFLVLDNAVSHSSHKDDNVELMSTHEALEKYEWLKDYSWNLVQVDTDKYTAKTYLENADGYFIRAPAGKKSSMPVQTCLMLDSKKVSQTVHNIIVVEEGASLDIITGCTAKKGVEEGLHLGISEIYVKKGATLNFTMIHNWAEQIGVRPRTVVQVDEGGTYVSNYICLKPVRSVQTYPTVRLEGKGAITRLNTIAIAHSGSVLDLGSRAIFNAPDTRAELISRTITIGGRLVARGEMIGNAKGAKGHLECKGLVLTDKGSQLAIPILEANVDDIELTHEAAVGKIAKDQVEYLMARGLTEEEAIGMIIRGFLDVGIKGIPEELKNEIENTIAQTAFGM